The following proteins are encoded in a genomic region of Hydra vulgaris chromosome 05, alternate assembly HydraT2T_AEP:
- the LOC136080546 gene encoding uncharacterized protein LOC136080546 isoform X2 produces the protein MKTVFAILFLAFIALTYARSYEDVKEEIKNEVEKEILEDLEKETDELNERKINDAKPWRWVRDIRWRKLVPFIPVVVAAVGKK, from the exons ATGAAGACAGTgtttgcaattttgtttttgGCGTTCATTGCGTTGACATACGCAAGAA GTTATGAGGATGtgaaagaagaaattaaaaatgaagttgAAAAAGAAATACTTGAAGATCTTGAAAAGGAAACTGACGAATTAAATGAAAGAA AAATCAATGATGCAAAGCCATGGAGATGGGTACGAGATATACGATGGAGAAAACTTGTTCCTTTTATACCAGTTGTTGTTGCGGCGGTTGGTAAAAAGTAA
- the LOC136080546 gene encoding uncharacterized protein LOC136080546 isoform X1 → MKTVFAILFLAFIALTYARSYEDVKEEIKNEVEKEILEDLEKETDELNERSKKINDAKPWRWVRDIRWRKLVPFIPVVVAAVGKK, encoded by the exons ATGAAGACAGTgtttgcaattttgtttttgGCGTTCATTGCGTTGACATACGCAAGAA GTTATGAGGATGtgaaagaagaaattaaaaatgaagttgAAAAAGAAATACTTGAAGATCTTGAAAAGGAAACTGACGAATTAAATGAAAGAAGTAAAA AAATCAATGATGCAAAGCCATGGAGATGGGTACGAGATATACGATGGAGAAAACTTGTTCCTTTTATACCAGTTGTTGTTGCGGCGGTTGGTAAAAAGTAA